A stretch of the Opisthocomus hoazin isolate bOpiHoa1 chromosome 2, bOpiHoa1.hap1, whole genome shotgun sequence genome encodes the following:
- the GTF2A1L gene encoding TFIIA-alpha and beta-like factor, with protein sequence MAGAAMAHANPVLKLYKSVIEDVIEGVRELFAEEGVEEQVLKDLKQLWETKVMQSKATEGFFRHSHHTPQFTLQLPHNFHRVLHASAASVVIPAGKGFQNFSAGDMGTSRAGATLTLPSGIVYPIHVPAGVTLQTASGHLYKVNMPLMVTQATGDGSILHHPVQQILKPLGQPSVLQASIAGVARVSASSVQAAAETLQPQEPVVQQTMVFQPNVMEKAHLENSANTALVQQPSVSQQQLGTNAEWNQCADSTEKTQHGDLRTTVFTPESSEVCSPAESLANNSSSVLLDVEEQLDIDPQELVQQQVSDDIIDLLITGKSLDDNTVLKDQDSIASSHEMEPTEQMESNLRSEKDICSDIEDIIQLDGTGDVFPKEETPHTKDREENEFIGIIESEDLKVLEDEDEEDDDEDHDSISDMESSSSSEDNEEPQIDIVEEDPLNSGDDVSEQDTADLFDTDNVIVCQYDKIHRSKNKWKFYLKDGVMSFEGKDYVFAKAVGDAEW encoded by the exons ATGGCGGGCGCCGCCATGGCTCACGCTAACCCCGTG cttAAACTATACAAGTCCGTTATTGAAGATGTGATTGAAGGTGTGCGGGAACTCTTTGCAGAAGAGGGTGTAGAGGAACAGGTTCTGAAAGACTTGAAACAG CTTTGGGAAACCAAGGTGATGCAGTCTAAAGCAACAGAAGGCTTCTTCAGACATAGCCACCATACTCCACAGTTTACCCTGCAGTTGCCGCACAATTTTCACCGTGTTCTGCATGCTTCAGCAG cttCTGTAGTCATCCCGGCTGGCAAAGGTTTTCAGAATTTCTCAGCAGGAGACATG GGTACTTCACGAGCAGGTGCAACTCTCACTCTCCCTTCGGGTATTGTGTATCCTATACATGTACCAGCTGGAGTGACGCTACAGACAGCATCTG GGCACCTGTATAAGGTAAACATGCCTCTTATGGTTACCCAGGCCACAGGAGATGGAAGTATTCTACATCATCCTGTTCAGCAGATACTTAAGCCTCTTGGGCAACCCTCAGTTCTGCAAGCCAGCATTGCTGGTGTTGCACGGGTGAGTGCATCTTCTGTCCAGGCAGCTGCTGAAACATTGCAACCACAGGAGCCTGTTGTCCAACAGACCATGGTATTTCAACCAAATGTCATGGAAAAAGCCCACCTGGAGAACTCTGCCAATACTGCACTGGTCCAGCAGCCTTCTGTGAGTCAGCAGCAACTTGGAACTAATGCAGAGTGGAATCAATGTGCAGACTCGACAGAAAAAACCCAGCACGGCGATCTTCGTACAACTGTGTTTACTCCAGAATCCTCTGAAGTGTGTTCTCCTGCTGAATCCTTGGCAAACAACTCGAGCAGTGTGCTGCTGGATGTGGAGGAGCAGTTAGACATTGACCCTCAGGAGTTGGTCCAACAGCAGGTGTCCGATGATATCATCGACCTACTTATCACGGGCAAAAGTTTGGATGATAACACTGTTCTGAAAGATCAGGACAGCATTGCTTCCTCTCACGAG ATGGAACCTACTGAGCAGATGGAATCTAATTTACGATCAGAGAAGGACATCTGCAGTGACATTGAAGACATAATTCAGCTAGATGGTACTGGTGATGTTTTCCCCAAGGAAGAAACACCTCATACAAAAGATAGGGAAGAGAATGAATTCATTGGCATTATTGAATCGGAGGATCTAAAAGTTCTGGaagatgaagatgaggaagatgatgatgaagacCATGACAGTATCTCAGACATGGAGTCTAGCAGCAGCAGTGAAGATAATGAAGAGCCTCAAATAGATATAGTTGAGGAG GACCCCTTAAATTCTGGTGATGATGTCAGTGAACAGGACACTGCAGACTTGTTTGACACTGACAATGTGATAGTTTGTCAGTATGACAAG aTACATCGAAGTAAGAACAAATGGAAGTTCTACTTAAAAGATGGAGTGATGTCCTTTGAGGGTAAAGACTATGTTTTTGCAAAAGCCGTTGGAGATGCGGAGTGGTGA
- the STON1 gene encoding stonin-1 isoform X2, whose product MCSTNPANWVTFDDEPLFQSPQKLIDNQSSCKANGLKLNLSSMHESSSRASSTGSTPLSSPVVDFYVSPGPPSNSPLTTPTRDYPASPCIPKPGIHILYPIPEWPSNANPLPSPGTCSSLTSQKLGGLPLSTSPNDHPVKTSVSKPTDEGSPNPPGSCEELGELSSALGRFPYFQNNCAFSSPFWKEGCSLSTSPANVGMHRKDKALDRSVCHPKDKETCHDQKSLNQGSFSYICERLEHLQADSCDATGSPPVSSTHAWHQLSPAIPRSLFRSRKADGWPFMLRIPEKKNMMSSRQWGPIYLSVLPGGVLQMYYEKGLEKPFKEFQLQAHCKLSEPKLESYNVSGKIHTVKIECVSYTEKRRYHPKAEVIHEPEIEQMLKLGTTDYNDFTDFLVTVEEELMKLPTISRQKRNYEEQEMTLEIVDNFWGKVTKAEGKLVESAVITHIYCLCFVNGSADCFLTLNDVELQKRDERYFEKEDEKKWIDILDCHFHNCVKAWEFEQSRIIKFTPPDACRLELMRFRTRYNGQDLPFSVKAVVVVQGAYVELQAFINMSSIPTRLPSVKYCENIMILFPVPTQWVKALWTMNLQRQKSLKAKMNRRACLGSLHEIESDPVIQVSVGTAKYESAYRAVVWKIDRLPDKNSM is encoded by the exons ATGTGTTCCACAAATCCAGCAAATTGGGTCACCTTCGATGACGAGCCACTCTTCCAGTCGCCTCAgaaattgattgataatcagagTAGTTGTAAAGCAAACGGCCTTAAACTGAATCTGTCTAGCATGCATGAGTCTTCAAGTAGAGCATCTTCTACAGGTAGCACTCCACTCTCGTCTCCTGTAGTTGACTTCTACGTAAGTCCTGGACCTCCCAGCAACTCTCCACTTACTACACCTACCAGAGACTACCCAGCAAGTCCTTGCATCCCAAAGCCTGGGATTCACATCCTTTATCCCATCCCTGAATGGCCATCAAACGCTAACCCTCTTCCATCACCTGGGACTTGCTCATCTCTAACCTCGCAGAAACTGGGCGGCCTTCCTTTGAGCACCTCACCTAATGACCATCCAGTTAAGACTTCGGTCTCCAAACCAACAGACGAAGGAAGCCCTAACCCACCAGGAAGCTGTGAGGAGTTAGGAGAGTTGTCGTCGGCACTGGGGCGCTTCCCGTACTTCCAGAACAACTGTGCTTTTTCTAGCCCCTTTTGGAAGGAAGGATGCTCGCTCAGCACGTCCCCAGCTAACGTTGGCATGCACAGGAAGGACAAAGCACTCGACAGGAGCGTCTGTCATCCTAAAGACAAAGAAACTTGCCATGATCAGAAAAGCCTTAACCAGGGCTCCTTCAGCTACATCTGCGAGAGGCTTGAACACCTGCAAGCTGATAGCTGCGACGCCACGGGAAGCCCGCCCGTCTCCAGCACTCACGCGTGGCACCAGCTCTCCCCCGCCATCCCACGCAGCCTCTTCAGGAGCCGGAAAGCCGATGGCTGGCCGTTCATGCTGAGGATTCCCGAAAAGAAGAACATGATGTCTTCTCGGCAATGGGGCCCTATTTACCTCAGTGTCCTACCCGGAGGTGTACTGCAGATGTATTATGAAAAGGGCCTGGAGAAGCCTTTCAAGGAATTCCAGCTGCAAGCACACTGCAAGCTGTCTGAACCCAAATTAGAGAGCTACAATGTCTCAGGAAAAATCCATACTGTGAAGATCGAGTGCGTGTCTTACACAGAGAAGAGAAGGTATCATCCCAAAGCAGAAGTGATCCATGAGCCGGAGATTGAGCAGATGTTAAAGCTGGGCACCACAGATTATAACGACTTCACCGATTTCCTCGTAACGGTCGAGGAAGAGCTGATGAAACTTCCTACTATTTCTCGACAAAAGAGGAATTACGAAGAACAAGAAATGACTCTGGAAATAGTGGATAACTTTTGGGGAAAAGTCAcgaaggcagaaggaaaactcGTAGAAAGTGCCGTCATCACGCACATTTACTGCTTGTGTTTTGTGAACGGAAGTGCCGACTGCTTTCTAACCTTGAACGACGTGGAGCTCCAGAAGAGGGACGAGCGATATTTCGAGAAGGAGGACGAGAAGAAATGGATCGATATTCTCGATTGCCATTTCCATAACTGTGTCAAAGCGTGGGAATTCGAGCAGTCGCGAATCATTAAGTTTACGCCCCCGGATGCCTGTAGGCTGGAACTGATGCGTTTCAGGACACGGTATAATGGGCAAGACCTTCCCTTTTCTGTGAAGGCTGTGGTAGTTGTTCAGGGGGCATATGTTGAACTTCAGGCTTTTATAAACATGTCATCCATCCCAACGCGTTTACCCTCTGTGAAATACTGTGAAAACATTATGATACTCTTTCCTGTTCCCACGCAGTGGGTCAAAGCACTTTGGACCATGAACCTTCAGAGACAGAAGTCCCTAAAAGCGAAAATGAATAGGAGAGCATGCCTAGGCTCTTTACACGAGATTGAATCTGATCCCGTAATACAAGTCTCGGTTGGAACAGCAAAATACGAGAGTGCCTACAGGGCTGTTGTATGGAAGATAGACAGGCTTCCAGATAAGAACTCAA TGTAA
- the STON1 gene encoding stonin-1 isoform X1 — MCSTNPANWVTFDDEPLFQSPQKLIDNQSSCKANGLKLNLSSMHESSSRASSTGSTPLSSPVVDFYVSPGPPSNSPLTTPTRDYPASPCIPKPGIHILYPIPEWPSNANPLPSPGTCSSLTSQKLGGLPLSTSPNDHPVKTSVSKPTDEGSPNPPGSCEELGELSSALGRFPYFQNNCAFSSPFWKEGCSLSTSPANVGMHRKDKALDRSVCHPKDKETCHDQKSLNQGSFSYICERLEHLQADSCDATGSPPVSSTHAWHQLSPAIPRSLFRSRKADGWPFMLRIPEKKNMMSSRQWGPIYLSVLPGGVLQMYYEKGLEKPFKEFQLQAHCKLSEPKLESYNVSGKIHTVKIECVSYTEKRRYHPKAEVIHEPEIEQMLKLGTTDYNDFTDFLVTVEEELMKLPTISRQKRNYEEQEMTLEIVDNFWGKVTKAEGKLVESAVITHIYCLCFVNGSADCFLTLNDVELQKRDERYFEKEDEKKWIDILDCHFHNCVKAWEFEQSRIIKFTPPDACRLELMRFRTRYNGQDLPFSVKAVVVVQGAYVELQAFINMSSIPTRLPSVKYCENIMILFPVPTQWVKALWTMNLQRQKSLKAKMNRRACLGSLHEIESDPVIQVSVGTAKYESAYRAVVWKIDRLPDKNSSSDHPHSLSYKLELGSDQEIPSDWYPFATVQFVVHDTCASGTEVRSLGIENDVQPQKHVVQKAFYNCQIEIEKKWIQLDGEDPDKAGNCLMQ, encoded by the exons ATGTGTTCCACAAATCCAGCAAATTGGGTCACCTTCGATGACGAGCCACTCTTCCAGTCGCCTCAgaaattgattgataatcagagTAGTTGTAAAGCAAACGGCCTTAAACTGAATCTGTCTAGCATGCATGAGTCTTCAAGTAGAGCATCTTCTACAGGTAGCACTCCACTCTCGTCTCCTGTAGTTGACTTCTACGTAAGTCCTGGACCTCCCAGCAACTCTCCACTTACTACACCTACCAGAGACTACCCAGCAAGTCCTTGCATCCCAAAGCCTGGGATTCACATCCTTTATCCCATCCCTGAATGGCCATCAAACGCTAACCCTCTTCCATCACCTGGGACTTGCTCATCTCTAACCTCGCAGAAACTGGGCGGCCTTCCTTTGAGCACCTCACCTAATGACCATCCAGTTAAGACTTCGGTCTCCAAACCAACAGACGAAGGAAGCCCTAACCCACCAGGAAGCTGTGAGGAGTTAGGAGAGTTGTCGTCGGCACTGGGGCGCTTCCCGTACTTCCAGAACAACTGTGCTTTTTCTAGCCCCTTTTGGAAGGAAGGATGCTCGCTCAGCACGTCCCCAGCTAACGTTGGCATGCACAGGAAGGACAAAGCACTCGACAGGAGCGTCTGTCATCCTAAAGACAAAGAAACTTGCCATGATCAGAAAAGCCTTAACCAGGGCTCCTTCAGCTACATCTGCGAGAGGCTTGAACACCTGCAAGCTGATAGCTGCGACGCCACGGGAAGCCCGCCCGTCTCCAGCACTCACGCGTGGCACCAGCTCTCCCCCGCCATCCCACGCAGCCTCTTCAGGAGCCGGAAAGCCGATGGCTGGCCGTTCATGCTGAGGATTCCCGAAAAGAAGAACATGATGTCTTCTCGGCAATGGGGCCCTATTTACCTCAGTGTCCTACCCGGAGGTGTACTGCAGATGTATTATGAAAAGGGCCTGGAGAAGCCTTTCAAGGAATTCCAGCTGCAAGCACACTGCAAGCTGTCTGAACCCAAATTAGAGAGCTACAATGTCTCAGGAAAAATCCATACTGTGAAGATCGAGTGCGTGTCTTACACAGAGAAGAGAAGGTATCATCCCAAAGCAGAAGTGATCCATGAGCCGGAGATTGAGCAGATGTTAAAGCTGGGCACCACAGATTATAACGACTTCACCGATTTCCTCGTAACGGTCGAGGAAGAGCTGATGAAACTTCCTACTATTTCTCGACAAAAGAGGAATTACGAAGAACAAGAAATGACTCTGGAAATAGTGGATAACTTTTGGGGAAAAGTCAcgaaggcagaaggaaaactcGTAGAAAGTGCCGTCATCACGCACATTTACTGCTTGTGTTTTGTGAACGGAAGTGCCGACTGCTTTCTAACCTTGAACGACGTGGAGCTCCAGAAGAGGGACGAGCGATATTTCGAGAAGGAGGACGAGAAGAAATGGATCGATATTCTCGATTGCCATTTCCATAACTGTGTCAAAGCGTGGGAATTCGAGCAGTCGCGAATCATTAAGTTTACGCCCCCGGATGCCTGTAGGCTGGAACTGATGCGTTTCAGGACACGGTATAATGGGCAAGACCTTCCCTTTTCTGTGAAGGCTGTGGTAGTTGTTCAGGGGGCATATGTTGAACTTCAGGCTTTTATAAACATGTCATCCATCCCAACGCGTTTACCCTCTGTGAAATACTGTGAAAACATTATGATACTCTTTCCTGTTCCCACGCAGTGGGTCAAAGCACTTTGGACCATGAACCTTCAGAGACAGAAGTCCCTAAAAGCGAAAATGAATAGGAGAGCATGCCTAGGCTCTTTACACGAGATTGAATCTGATCCCGTAATACAAGTCTCGGTTGGAACAGCAAAATACGAGAGTGCCTACAGGGCTGTTGTATGGAAGATAGACAGGCTTCCAGATAAGAACTCAA gttCAGATCATCCACACAGCCTGTCTTACAAGCTGGAACTCGGATCAGACCAGGAAATCCCGTCTGACTGGTATCCATTTGCTACTGTCCAGTTCGTTGTTCATGATACCTGTGCCTCAGGAACAGAAGTCAGGTCGCTGGGCATAGAGAACGATGTGCAGCCCCAGAAACACGTGGTTCAGAAAGCTTTTTACAATTGCCAG ATTGAAATTGAAAAGAAGTGGATTCAGCTTGATGGAGAAGATCCAGATAAGGCTGGCAACTGCCTAATGCAGTGA